One Edaphobacter lichenicola DNA window includes the following coding sequences:
- a CDS encoding sugar transferase, producing the protein MTPSNRTTILELAPIGDLGLLFCCLGLSYITAVHQRPFDVFNSLETHYPIQVFAATLVLALGWHVVLRSNGFYRSRRLAGSVREALDVCTASSLCAVLSCIWLWLIASRSMRNTIDLAVVAALFGIMSFAAFLTTRLVARATMQAFRARGHNRRHVLIVGTNRRANSFVRELDNHPEWGYCVQGFVDDQWWSKQTADSQLGALVGGLDSIPELLRTLPVDEVIVALPLASFYQQIAGIISSCRDHGIAVRFLGTFFDQAESKRSDFMRETVGTITLHDESWNAWAFMIKRATDVTVSLLLLVVLAPLFLMIALLIKLTDPGPVFFRQVRMGYGKRSFEILKFRTMVQDAERLMSQVEHLNETQGPTFKLKNDPRITRAGSFLRKTSLDEIPQLINVLVGHMSLVGPRPLPLRDYEGFSQDWHRRRFSVKPGITCLWQIMGRSSIGFDEWMALDMRYIDQWSVWLDIKILFQTIPAVFRGSGAV; encoded by the coding sequence ATGACACCTTCCAATCGAACAACTATTTTAGAGCTGGCGCCAATCGGCGATCTCGGGCTTTTGTTTTGCTGTCTTGGCCTTTCCTACATCACAGCGGTTCATCAGCGGCCATTCGATGTCTTCAACTCGCTCGAGACCCACTATCCCATCCAGGTCTTTGCGGCGACGCTAGTGCTGGCGCTGGGATGGCATGTGGTGCTCAGGTCCAATGGGTTTTATCGTTCCCGTCGATTGGCCGGCTCTGTGAGAGAGGCACTCGATGTCTGCACTGCCAGCTCGCTATGCGCGGTGTTGAGTTGTATCTGGCTGTGGCTGATCGCATCGCGCTCCATGCGCAACACGATAGATCTGGCAGTGGTCGCGGCGCTGTTCGGCATTATGAGCTTCGCGGCGTTTCTTACGACTCGTCTGGTGGCTCGCGCGACGATGCAGGCGTTTCGAGCGCGTGGGCATAATCGCAGACATGTGCTGATCGTGGGCACCAATCGCCGCGCCAACAGCTTCGTGCGAGAGCTGGACAACCACCCGGAGTGGGGCTACTGCGTCCAGGGTTTCGTGGATGATCAATGGTGGAGTAAGCAGACGGCTGACTCTCAACTGGGAGCTTTAGTCGGCGGCCTGGATTCGATTCCTGAACTGCTGAGAACACTGCCTGTGGACGAGGTCATTGTGGCTCTGCCTCTGGCTTCGTTCTACCAACAGATTGCGGGCATTATCTCCTCGTGTCGCGATCACGGGATCGCCGTCCGGTTTCTCGGCACTTTTTTCGATCAGGCCGAGTCGAAGCGGAGCGATTTTATGCGTGAGACCGTTGGCACCATCACGTTGCACGATGAATCCTGGAATGCCTGGGCGTTCATGATCAAACGTGCGACCGATGTCACGGTTTCGCTGCTGTTGCTGGTGGTGCTCGCACCGCTCTTCCTGATGATCGCGCTATTGATCAAGCTGACCGATCCGGGTCCCGTCTTTTTTAGACAGGTCAGGATGGGGTACGGCAAGCGGTCGTTTGAGATTCTGAAGTTTCGTACGATGGTGCAGGATGCGGAACGCCTTATGTCACAGGTGGAGCACTTGAATGAGACGCAGGGGCCGACGTTCAAGCTGAAGAATGATCCGCGGATTACTCGAGCGGGCAGCTTTCTTCGCAAGACGAGTCTGGATGAGATTCCGCAATTGATTAATGTGCTGGTTGGACATATGAGCCTTGTGGGTCCGCGACCGCTTCCGCTGCGCGACTACGAGGGATTTTCGCAGGACTGGCATAGACGACGGTTCAGCGTGAAGCCTGGAATTACGTGTCTGTGGCAGATTATGGGCCGGAGTTCGATCGGATTCGACGAATGGATGGCTCTGGATATGCGGTATATCGACCAGTGGTCGGTCTGGCTGGATATCAAGATTCTTTTTCAGACGATTCCTGCGGTGTTTCGCGGGTCCGGTGCTGTGTAA
- a CDS encoding UDP-glucose dehydrogenase family protein — protein sequence MSDSIHIAVVGSGYVGLVAAVCFAEMGHSVVCVDNDQKKVSALQAGESLIHEKYLPELLQRYRNARVRFTTDLSAATREAQAIFIAVGTPQSETGDADLSYVEAVASEIARSITTYKVIAEKSTVPVYTNEWIRRVMERNGVSREMFDVVSNPEFLREGTAVADFLHPDRIVVGTDSDRAAEIMSKIYEPLTTGRYYAKAGAIDGSCNHDTPPPLLRTSTKSAEIIKHASNAFLALKISFINAVSNLCEAADADVEQVAQGMGLDNRIGPRFLRPGIGYGGSCFPKDVAAFRSVAEQLGVNFALLTEVENINADQKRRFLSKVRSALWTLRGKKLGVLGLAFKGGTDDIRDSPAIDLVRMLIEEGCSIRAFDPAAMQRAQQILPEGPEIQYASDPYDASNDVDALLILTDWSEFARLDLQRLSAAMRFPIILDGRNLYDPELMLENEITYFSVGRPTRHHTEELAAVASRSR from the coding sequence ATGAGTGATTCGATTCACATTGCAGTCGTCGGTTCCGGCTATGTCGGATTAGTAGCTGCTGTTTGTTTTGCAGAGATGGGTCACAGCGTCGTATGCGTGGATAATGACCAGAAAAAAGTATCCGCCTTGCAAGCGGGAGAGAGCCTGATTCACGAGAAGTATCTGCCTGAGCTTCTCCAGCGGTATCGCAACGCCAGGGTACGTTTCACCACCGACCTCTCCGCCGCCACGCGCGAAGCCCAGGCCATCTTCATCGCGGTGGGCACACCCCAGAGCGAGACAGGAGATGCCGACCTGTCCTACGTCGAAGCCGTTGCCAGTGAGATTGCGCGTTCGATCACCACCTATAAGGTCATCGCCGAAAAGAGCACCGTTCCCGTCTACACCAACGAATGGATTCGCAGGGTGATGGAGCGCAACGGCGTCTCCCGGGAGATGTTCGATGTCGTCTCCAACCCCGAGTTCCTGCGCGAAGGAACAGCCGTCGCCGACTTCCTCCATCCCGATCGAATCGTAGTAGGAACCGATAGCGACCGCGCCGCCGAGATCATGTCGAAGATCTACGAGCCCTTGACCACAGGCAGGTACTACGCCAAGGCAGGAGCGATCGACGGATCCTGCAATCACGACACTCCACCGCCTCTGCTGCGCACCTCCACAAAGAGCGCCGAGATCATCAAGCATGCCTCCAACGCCTTCCTCGCCCTCAAGATCTCCTTCATCAACGCCGTCTCCAATCTCTGCGAGGCCGCAGACGCCGACGTCGAACAGGTAGCCCAGGGCATGGGCCTCGACAACCGCATCGGTCCAAGATTTCTGCGGCCCGGCATCGGCTATGGTGGATCCTGCTTCCCGAAGGATGTCGCTGCATTTCGCTCCGTCGCCGAGCAGCTCGGAGTCAACTTTGCTCTCCTCACCGAAGTCGAAAACATCAATGCCGATCAGAAGCGGCGATTCCTCAGCAAGGTCCGTTCCGCGCTCTGGACGCTCCGCGGCAAAAAACTCGGTGTACTCGGCCTCGCCTTCAAAGGCGGAACCGACGACATACGCGACTCTCCCGCAATAGATCTGGTCCGAATGTTGATTGAGGAGGGTTGCTCCATCCGCGCCTTCGATCCCGCCGCCATGCAACGCGCGCAACAGATACTCCCGGAGGGACCGGAGATTCAATACGCCTCCGACCCCTACGACGCTTCGAACGATGTAGACGCCCTCCTGATCCTCACAGACTGGTCGGAGTTTGCCCGTCTCGATCTTCAGCGTCTCAGCGCGGCAATGCGCTTTCCCATCATCCTCGATGGCCGCAATCTCTATGATCCAGAACTGATGCTGGAAAATGAGATTACTTATTTCAGCGTAGGCAGACCCACACGACATCACACCGAGGAGCTCGCAGCCGTCGCCTCTCGCTCTCGATAA
- a CDS encoding UDP-glucuronic acid decarboxylase family protein has product MNAKRVLVTGAAGFLGSHLCDSLLHAGNTVLGVDNLSTGNPANLAHLRNESRFDFERLDICQPFDPGKVDYIFNFASPASPLDYARLGVETLLVGSAGTINTLEIAKKYHAGYLHASTSECYGDPEVHPQTETYWGHVNPIGPRSVYDEAKRFSEAAVMAYHRYHRVNSHLVRIFNTYGPRLQINDGRVISNLMSQALRGEPLTIYGDGMQTRSFCYVSDLIAGILALADSSEHLPVNIGNPEEWTILSCAEEILKLIGSDQKIVFKPLPQDDPTRRRPDISKAISLLGWTPKIQLRQGLEMSLAYFQEHIETGLVQNSQA; this is encoded by the coding sequence ATGAACGCCAAAAGAGTTCTTGTAACAGGAGCAGCAGGCTTTCTCGGTTCACACCTGTGCGACTCCCTGCTGCACGCAGGAAACACCGTCCTCGGTGTCGACAACCTGAGCACAGGCAACCCCGCCAACCTCGCTCACCTGCGCAACGAGTCCCGCTTCGACTTCGAGCGCCTCGATATCTGCCAGCCCTTCGACCCAGGCAAAGTCGACTACATCTTCAACTTCGCATCCCCCGCAAGCCCTTTGGACTATGCCCGCCTCGGCGTGGAGACCCTGCTCGTCGGCTCGGCCGGAACCATCAATACCCTCGAAATTGCAAAGAAGTATCACGCCGGCTACCTGCACGCCTCTACCTCCGAGTGCTACGGCGACCCGGAGGTTCATCCTCAAACCGAGACCTACTGGGGACACGTCAATCCCATCGGCCCGCGCTCGGTCTACGACGAAGCCAAGAGATTCTCCGAGGCCGCCGTCATGGCCTATCACCGCTACCATCGCGTCAACTCCCACCTCGTGCGAATCTTCAATACGTACGGGCCACGGTTACAAATCAACGATGGCCGCGTCATCTCCAACCTCATGTCTCAGGCCCTGCGCGGCGAGCCGCTCACCATCTACGGCGACGGCATGCAGACCAGAAGCTTCTGCTACGTCTCGGATCTGATCGCAGGCATCCTCGCACTCGCAGACTCCAGCGAGCATCTCCCCGTCAACATAGGCAATCCTGAGGAGTGGACCATCCTGAGTTGTGCCGAAGAGATCCTCAAGCTCATCGGATCCGACCAGAAGATCGTCTTCAAACCGCTGCCCCAGGACGATCCCACCCGCCGCAGGCCGGACATCAGTAAGGCGATCAGCCTTCTCGGATGGACCCCAAAGATCCAACTGCGTCAGGGACTCGAGATGTCCTTGGCCTACTTCCAAGAGCACATCGAAACTGGGCTGGTTCAAAACTCGCAGGCATGA
- a CDS encoding response regulator transcription factor, giving the protein MKRVTEESTSPNVIKVIVANLPIMLCELLQNAFEAVPDIQIIAPVNDVQHLLHPARPLPVDVILIGSSRMESRMENTHGAVSILQSLPEFYKNARVVVLTQDPDYAEVISLFRAGAKGIFGSADLRFELLCKCIRCVHQGQIWAKNELLAHLVSSLSHPRSTNVIDRHGKPLLTTREQQVLHLLSDGLSNSELATVLKLSEHTIKNHLFRIYDKLGVSNRMEAVLYALTPRDVHHPPVQNRPTHPAASNKIAIIKTA; this is encoded by the coding sequence ATGAAGCGAGTTACTGAAGAAAGCACCTCCCCGAACGTCATCAAAGTGATTGTGGCCAACCTGCCCATTATGCTCTGCGAACTGTTGCAGAACGCCTTTGAAGCCGTTCCCGACATCCAGATCATTGCCCCGGTCAACGACGTCCAGCATCTTCTCCATCCGGCCAGGCCCCTCCCGGTCGACGTCATCCTCATCGGCTCTTCCCGGATGGAGTCCAGGATGGAGAACACGCACGGCGCCGTCTCCATCCTCCAATCCCTTCCCGAGTTCTACAAAAATGCCCGCGTCGTCGTCCTCACGCAGGATCCCGACTACGCCGAAGTCATCTCCTTGTTTCGTGCCGGAGCCAAAGGGATCTTCGGCAGCGCCGACCTGCGCTTCGAGCTCCTCTGCAAGTGCATCCGATGCGTTCACCAGGGGCAGATCTGGGCAAAAAACGAGCTGCTCGCCCACCTGGTCTCCTCCCTCTCTCACCCCAGGTCAACCAACGTCATCGACCGCCACGGCAAGCCTCTGCTCACCACCCGCGAGCAGCAGGTTCTGCATCTTCTCTCGGACGGCCTCAGCAACTCCGAGCTGGCAACCGTGCTCAAGCTCAGCGAACACACCATCAAAAACCACCTCTTCCGCATCTACGACAAGCTTGGCGTCTCCAACCGTATGGAGGCCGTCCTCTACGCCCTCACCCCTCGCGACGTGCACCACCCCCCGGTACAAAATCGCCCCACCCACCCAGCAGCCTCCAACAAAATCGCAATCATCAAAACCGCCTAG
- the secG gene encoding preprotein translocase subunit SecG yields the protein MVILLVIIHVIVCLFLIGVVLLQQGKSADLAGAFGGQGSQTAFGPRGAANLLTKLTTYSAIVFMLTSIGLTILLSRASGDHSVLSGTAHPTSQTTPAKK from the coding sequence ATGGTTATTCTTCTCGTCATCATTCACGTTATCGTCTGTCTCTTTCTCATTGGCGTAGTCCTCCTGCAGCAGGGCAAGTCCGCCGACCTCGCCGGAGCCTTCGGTGGCCAGGGATCCCAGACCGCCTTCGGTCCCCGCGGCGCAGCCAATCTCCTCACCAAGCTCACCACCTACTCGGCCATCGTCTTCATGCTGACCTCCATCGGCCTCACCATCCTGCTCTCGCGCGCCAGCGGCGACCACTCCGTCCTCTCCGGCACCGCCCACCCCACCAGCCAGACGACACCCGCCAAGAAGTAG
- a CDS encoding MBL fold metallo-hydrolase, whose protein sequence is MIHEILPVGPLQCNCSILGDETSHEAIVVDPGDDIPRIMAVLATHNLTVKKIVITHAHIDHIAGAHRLKQLTGAPILYNQHDLPLVKMMDIQAGWLGIPTPTVQAPDDTLEDGKLIAVTGLTGSILHTPGHTEGSVCLYLPAQSLLLAGDTLFAGTVGRTDLPGGDMRKLLASIHDRLLTLPDEVTVIPGHGSRTTIGAERDSNPFLQKQ, encoded by the coding sequence ATGATCCACGAGATTCTCCCCGTCGGCCCGCTGCAATGCAACTGCTCCATCCTCGGAGACGAAACCTCCCACGAGGCCATCGTCGTCGACCCCGGCGACGACATCCCCCGAATCATGGCCGTCTTAGCCACTCACAACCTCACCGTCAAAAAGATCGTCATCACTCACGCCCACATCGACCACATCGCCGGAGCCCATCGCCTCAAGCAGCTCACCGGAGCCCCCATCCTCTACAACCAGCACGACCTCCCTCTGGTCAAGATGATGGACATTCAGGCAGGCTGGCTCGGAATCCCCACCCCCACCGTCCAAGCCCCCGACGACACCCTCGAGGACGGCAAGCTCATCGCCGTCACCGGCCTCACCGGCTCCATCCTCCACACCCCTGGCCACACCGAAGGCAGCGTCTGCCTCTACCTCCCCGCCCAATCCCTCCTCCTCGCCGGCGACACCCTCTTCGCCGGTACCGTCGGCCGCACCGACCTCCCCGGGGGCGACATGCGCAAGCTCCTGGCCTCCATCCACGACCGCCTTCTCACCCTGCCCGACGAGGTCACCGTCATCCCCGGGCACGGCTCCAGAACAACAATCGGCGCAGAGCGAGACTCCAATCCATTTCTGCAAAAGCAATAA
- a CDS encoding pyridoxal phosphate-dependent aminotransferase: MSYRFSARTGWDVGESGFAAAIRETRAAGRELVDLTVSNPTVCGFDYDAGAVLAPLASREAMTYDPDPRGMRFAREAVAGYYGGHRADVDPDSVVLTTSTSEGYGYLFRLLCDAGDEVLVARPSYPLFDFLADLEDVRLRPYPLFYDYGWWIDFAELERRIGPRTKAVVVVHPNNPTGHATGAGERGRLEEICARHGLALIVDEVFLDYPLEEGGRLGSFAVGPHPVLTFVLSGMSKIAGLPQMKVGWIVGLGPVGDRRRAMERLEVVADTFLSVNAPMQRALPVWLAERRGIQGQILERVRGNLGLAVGGGVEVLRVEAGWSAILRLPQRLGEGDVAGWLLREAGVIVHPGSFYGIGEAGRVVVSLLGSTEGFAGGISRIKRVIGWNHGSY, encoded by the coding sequence GTGAGCTATCGGTTTTCGGCGCGGACAGGTTGGGATGTGGGGGAGAGTGGGTTCGCGGCTGCGATTCGCGAGACGCGGGCGGCCGGACGGGAGCTGGTGGACCTGACGGTGTCGAACCCTACGGTGTGTGGGTTTGATTATGACGCGGGGGCTGTTCTTGCACCGCTGGCGAGCCGAGAGGCTATGACGTACGACCCTGATCCGCGGGGGATGCGGTTTGCGCGAGAGGCGGTGGCGGGGTACTACGGTGGGCATCGGGCCGATGTCGATCCGGACAGCGTGGTGCTGACTACCAGTACGAGTGAGGGGTATGGGTATCTGTTTCGGCTGCTGTGCGACGCGGGCGATGAGGTGCTGGTGGCGCGGCCGAGCTATCCGCTGTTCGATTTTCTGGCGGATCTGGAGGATGTGCGGCTGAGGCCTTATCCGTTGTTCTATGACTATGGATGGTGGATCGACTTTGCGGAGCTCGAGCGCCGGATTGGGCCGCGGACAAAGGCTGTGGTTGTGGTGCATCCGAATAATCCGACGGGGCACGCTACGGGGGCGGGGGAGCGGGGGCGGCTGGAGGAGATCTGTGCGCGGCATGGACTGGCGCTGATCGTGGATGAGGTGTTTCTGGACTATCCGCTGGAGGAGGGGGGGAGGCTGGGGAGCTTTGCAGTGGGTCCGCACCCGGTGCTGACGTTTGTGCTGAGCGGGATGAGCAAGATTGCAGGGCTGCCGCAGATGAAGGTTGGGTGGATCGTGGGGCTGGGGCCGGTGGGGGATCGACGGCGGGCAATGGAGCGGCTGGAGGTGGTTGCGGATACCTTTCTGTCGGTGAACGCGCCGATGCAGCGGGCGCTGCCGGTTTGGCTGGCGGAGAGGCGGGGGATTCAGGGGCAGATTCTGGAGCGGGTGAGGGGGAATCTGGGGCTTGCGGTTGGAGGTGGGGTTGAGGTGCTGAGGGTGGAGGCTGGGTGGAGTGCGATTTTGCGGCTGCCTCAGAGGCTCGGCGAGGGGGATGTTGCGGGGTGGTTGTTACGGGAGGCAGGAGTGATCGTGCATCCGGGGAGCTTTTATGGGATCGGTGAAGCTGGGCGGGTGGTGGTGAGTCTGCTGGGATCGACGGAGGGGTTTGCAGGGGGGATTTCGAGAATCAAAAGGGTAATTGGATGGAACCACGGTAGTTACTAG
- a CDS encoding TonB-dependent receptor: MKSRVLRESSLFALLIAMILAGFAGPRASAQLSTATMFGIVTDSSGAIVPGATVTLTQTQTNFVRVTKTNDQGQYRAEFLPVGPYTVRVIAAGFKEIAQSGIVLTATQEAAVNYALEIGGETTVVEVTTDVPLVNLGNSVLGRTVDNREVDNLPIVGRNVYQLLSLTPGIQNSQTENTVGFPGQHVIINGSSDNMVGQVTYYLDGGLNMTGVRNTGNVLPNPDAIDQFAVQTSNFSAEYGRTGAGVVSVLTKSGTNQIHGSVFEFHQETNFNSNAWLQTTRTPLHINRFGATLGGPIVKDKTFFFGSYAGLRQVSPVNFNTVVPDALQRAGNFSENLPTSTTIATGLGACATPLSAADKSVTAYGGRFIVCDPVTHKPVPGNRLDLDPNYHPDPVAAAVLAKNVPMPSPGRTDNRFIGNEGLPNQTDEFLIKGDQQLTAAHRLTLDYFQSNGAQSNLPNGSNLPGWAVNNYVYRQQTANVSDVWTVSARSVNQVWLSYTRMLAGRNSTPGTSLAAYGSDLNVQGTPSLPDINVANFFHLANAISGPVAGDNVYGLRDVFNTTRGKHSIFVGGEIYLEKDRLETLLNNYGTFSFTSSAVPTTAVGQATYVKTGAAIADFLIGHPNSMGQDSPDDANANYWNYGIFGQDDWRITPKLTLNLGLRYDVQTAPTDTQRRYAIFKPGVQSTVSPNAILGQLFPGDPGVPQSGVGTNYNHVSPRVGFAFNPYRDGKTVFHGGAGLFFDTIGGNEWMLPQNFQPFAVRETAAFSHVTSLQHIYSTDCQDFQGCTSPFPYLYDKTNPRYVSPASLVFLQEGMRWPYNIQANFGVQQQFTKDLAISINYVGAFSRKLPLYIDANAPIYNTANPAMNTTTNYNCRRPFDALPFGKGTACANPAVGSKYISNAYVIEDGQNTNYQGLQVTVEKRLSNHISVNGFYVFSKALSSASLQTTGNIGNSGATMPEDYYNLGLERQRTDSDQRHQAVIAAVWKPDYFGKSNRVVQNLLNGWSISAIVTMRSGVPFNITSGSDDNMDGDTNDRPNLVPGKMERTNIFSGSRAKEKTQWFDTSAYCRVGSAGCSAGTGAGNVDGTVSPNSISGPGYKDVDAAIFRDFGIFERVKFQFRGEATNVFNFVNLGNPGAVLNNPSTFGVISAQTLTPQGSGMRVIQLGGRILF; encoded by the coding sequence ATGAAAAGCAGAGTGTTGCGAGAGAGTTCGCTCTTCGCACTATTGATCGCGATGATATTGGCTGGGTTTGCCGGGCCGCGTGCTTCCGCACAGTTGAGTACCGCGACGATGTTCGGTATTGTGACAGATTCGTCCGGAGCGATTGTTCCCGGGGCTACGGTTACGTTGACCCAGACGCAGACAAACTTCGTCCGCGTGACCAAGACCAATGATCAGGGTCAGTATCGCGCGGAGTTTCTGCCGGTTGGGCCATATACGGTGAGGGTGATTGCCGCGGGATTCAAAGAGATTGCGCAGAGCGGGATTGTGTTGACCGCAACGCAGGAGGCGGCGGTGAACTACGCGCTGGAGATTGGCGGCGAGACCACGGTTGTGGAGGTGACGACCGATGTTCCGCTGGTGAACCTGGGAAACTCTGTGCTGGGACGGACGGTCGATAACCGCGAGGTCGACAACCTGCCGATTGTGGGTAGAAACGTTTATCAACTTCTGAGCCTGACGCCCGGCATTCAGAACAGCCAGACGGAGAACACGGTCGGCTTTCCTGGTCAGCATGTGATCATCAACGGCTCCTCCGACAACATGGTGGGACAGGTGACCTACTATCTCGATGGTGGATTGAATATGACCGGTGTGCGCAATACCGGCAACGTTCTGCCGAACCCGGATGCGATCGATCAGTTTGCGGTTCAGACGAGCAACTTCAGCGCGGAGTATGGACGCACGGGAGCGGGTGTGGTCTCGGTGCTGACCAAGTCGGGCACAAATCAGATACATGGTTCGGTCTTCGAATTTCATCAGGAGACGAACTTCAACTCGAACGCGTGGCTGCAGACGACGAGGACGCCGCTGCACATCAATCGATTTGGCGCGACTCTGGGCGGCCCGATCGTTAAGGACAAGACGTTCTTCTTCGGCAGCTATGCGGGGTTGAGACAAGTGAGTCCGGTCAACTTCAATACGGTTGTTCCGGATGCTCTTCAGCGTGCTGGCAACTTCTCCGAGAATCTTCCTACGTCCACAACGATTGCGACGGGGCTGGGCGCGTGTGCGACGCCGTTGTCTGCCGCGGATAAATCAGTGACGGCTTACGGGGGAAGGTTTATCGTCTGCGATCCTGTGACGCACAAGCCGGTGCCGGGCAATCGTCTCGATCTCGATCCGAACTATCATCCTGATCCTGTGGCCGCGGCGGTGCTGGCGAAGAATGTCCCGATGCCATCGCCGGGGCGGACGGACAACCGGTTTATCGGAAACGAAGGGCTGCCGAATCAGACCGACGAGTTTCTGATCAAAGGCGATCAGCAGTTGACGGCGGCGCATCGGCTTACGCTTGACTACTTCCAGTCGAATGGAGCGCAGAGCAATCTTCCTAATGGCTCGAATCTGCCGGGATGGGCGGTGAACAACTATGTGTACCGGCAGCAGACGGCCAACGTGAGCGATGTCTGGACGGTCTCGGCGCGGTCGGTGAACCAGGTGTGGCTGAGCTATACGCGTATGCTTGCCGGGCGCAACAGCACGCCGGGAACTTCGCTGGCGGCTTATGGCTCGGACCTGAATGTGCAGGGGACGCCTTCGTTGCCGGATATCAACGTGGCTAACTTCTTTCATCTTGCGAACGCGATCAGCGGTCCGGTTGCAGGCGATAACGTGTACGGCCTGCGGGATGTCTTCAACACGACCAGAGGGAAGCACTCGATCTTTGTGGGCGGCGAGATCTATCTGGAGAAAGATCGGCTGGAGACGCTGCTGAATAACTACGGCACGTTCAGCTTCACGAGCTCCGCGGTTCCTACCACCGCAGTCGGGCAGGCTACTTATGTGAAGACTGGAGCGGCGATCGCTGACTTTTTGATCGGGCATCCGAATTCGATGGGTCAGGACTCGCCCGATGATGCGAATGCCAACTACTGGAACTATGGGATCTTCGGGCAGGACGATTGGCGGATTACTCCGAAGCTGACCCTGAACCTTGGGCTGCGCTATGACGTGCAGACGGCCCCGACCGATACGCAGCGCCGGTATGCGATCTTCAAGCCGGGTGTGCAGTCCACGGTCTCACCGAATGCGATTCTGGGACAGTTGTTTCCTGGAGATCCGGGGGTGCCGCAGAGCGGTGTCGGCACGAACTACAACCATGTTTCGCCGCGTGTCGGTTTTGCATTCAACCCGTATCGTGACGGCAAGACGGTCTTCCATGGCGGCGCCGGGTTGTTCTTCGACACCATCGGAGGCAATGAGTGGATGCTGCCGCAAAACTTCCAACCGTTTGCGGTGAGAGAGACGGCGGCCTTCAGCCATGTGACCAGCCTGCAGCATATCTACTCGACCGACTGCCAGGACTTCCAGGGTTGCACTTCGCCGTTTCCGTATCTCTACGACAAGACGAATCCACGGTATGTGTCTCCGGCGTCGCTGGTGTTCCTACAAGAGGGGATGCGCTGGCCGTATAACATTCAGGCCAACTTTGGCGTGCAGCAGCAGTTCACCAAGGATCTTGCGATCAGCATCAACTACGTGGGAGCCTTCAGCCGGAAGCTGCCTTTGTACATCGATGCGAATGCGCCGATCTACAACACTGCGAACCCTGCGATGAACACGACGACCAACTACAACTGCCGTCGGCCTTTTGACGCGCTTCCGTTCGGAAAGGGAACAGCGTGCGCGAATCCAGCGGTGGGCTCGAAGTACATCAGCAATGCGTATGTGATCGAGGACGGACAAAACACGAACTACCAGGGCCTGCAGGTGACGGTGGAAAAACGTCTGAGCAACCACATCAGCGTCAATGGGTTTTATGTGTTCAGCAAGGCGCTGTCGAGTGCTTCGCTGCAGACGACGGGCAACATTGGCAACAGCGGCGCGACTATGCCTGAGGATTACTATAATCTTGGGCTGGAACGGCAGCGGACGGATAGCGACCAGCGTCATCAGGCGGTGATTGCGGCTGTCTGGAAGCCGGATTACTTCGGCAAATCCAACCGGGTGGTTCAGAACCTGCTGAATGGATGGTCCATCTCCGCCATTGTTACGATGCGGAGCGGGGTGCCATTCAATATCACTAGCGGCAGCGACGACAATATGGATGGAGACACCAACGATCGGCCTAACCTTGTTCCCGGCAAGATGGAGCGGACGAACATCTTCAGTGGGTCGCGCGCGAAAGAGAAGACACAGTGGTTCGATACGAGCGCGTACTGCAGGGTGGGTTCGGCGGGATGCTCTGCGGGCACCGGAGCAGGAAATGTCGATGGCACGGTGAGCCCGAACTCGATAAGCGGCCCTGGGTACAAGGACGTCGACGCGGCGATCTTCCGTGATTTTGGCATCTTCGAACGCGTGAAGTTCCAGTTTCGCGGCGAGGCGACCAACGTCTTCAACTTCGTCAACCTGGGCAATCCCGGGGCGGTGCTGAACAATCCGAGCACCTTTGGCGTGATCTCTGCACAGACCCTTACGCCACAGGGGTCGGGGATGCGGGTGATCCAGCTTGGAGGACGAATCCTGTTCTAA